The following coding sequences are from one Canis lupus baileyi chromosome 19, mCanLup2.hap1, whole genome shotgun sequence window:
- the CNBP gene encoding CCHC-type zinc finger nucleic acid binding protein isoform X2 — protein MSSNECFKCGRSGHWARECPTGGGRGRGMRSRGRGGFTSDRGFQFVSSSLPDICYRCGESGHLAKDCDLQEDACYNCGRGGHIAKDCKEPKREREQCCYNCGKPGHLARDCDHADEQKCYSCGEFGHIQKDCTKVKCYRCGETGHVAINCSKTSEVNCYRCGESGHLARECTIEATA, from the exons ATGAGCAGCAATGAGTGTTTCAAGTGTGGACGATCTGGCCATTGGGCCCGGGAATGCCCTACTGGTGGAGGCCGTGGTCGTGGAATGAGAAGCCGTGGCAGAGGTGGTTTTACCTCGGATAGAG GTTTCCagtttgtttcctcatctcttccAGACATCTGTTATCGCTGTGGTGAGTCTGGTCATCTTGCCAAGGATTGTGATCTTCAAGAGGATG CCTGCTATAACTGCGGTAGAGGTGGCCACATCGCCAAGGACTGCAAGGAGCCCAAGAGAGAGCGGGAGCAATGCTGCTACAACTGTGGCAAACCAGGCCATCTGGCTCGTGACTGTGACCATGCTGATGAGCAGAAGTGCTATTCTTGTGGAGAATTTGGACACATTCAAAAAGACTGCACCAAAGTGAAGTGCTATAG gtgtggTGAAACTGGTCACGTAGCCATCAATTGCAGCAAGACAAGTGAAGTCAACTGTTACCGCTGTGGCGAGTCAGGGCACCTTGCACGGGAATGCACGATTGAAGCCACagcttaa
- the CNBP gene encoding CCHC-type zinc finger nucleic acid binding protein isoform X4 — MSSNECFKCGRSGHWARECPTGGGRGRGMRSRGRGFQFVSSSLPDICYRCGESGHLAKDCDLQEDACYNCGRGGHIAKDCKEPKREREQCCYNCGKPGHLARDCDHADEQKCYSCGEFGHIQKDCTKVKCYRCGETGHVAINCSKTSEVNCYRCGESGHLARECTIEATA; from the exons ATGAGCAGCAATGAGTGTTTCAAGTGTGGACGATCTGGCCATTGGGCCCGGGAATGCCCTACTGGTGGAGGCCGTGGTCGTGGAATGAGAAGCCGTGGCAGAG GTTTCCagtttgtttcctcatctcttccAGACATCTGTTATCGCTGTGGTGAGTCTGGTCATCTTGCCAAGGATTGTGATCTTCAAGAGGATG CCTGCTATAACTGCGGTAGAGGTGGCCACATCGCCAAGGACTGCAAGGAGCCCAAGAGAGAGCGGGAGCAATGCTGCTACAACTGTGGCAAACCAGGCCATCTGGCTCGTGACTGTGACCATGCTGATGAGCAGAAGTGCTATTCTTGTGGAGAATTTGGACACATTCAAAAAGACTGCACCAAAGTGAAGTGCTATAG gtgtggTGAAACTGGTCACGTAGCCATCAATTGCAGCAAGACAAGTGAAGTCAACTGTTACCGCTGTGGCGAGTCAGGGCACCTTGCACGGGAATGCACGATTGAAGCCACagcttaa
- the CNBP gene encoding CCHC-type zinc finger nucleic acid binding protein isoform X3 gives MSSNECFKCGRSGHWARECPTGGGRGRGMRSRGRGFQFVSSSLPDICYRCGESGHLAKDCDLQEDEACYNCGRGGHIAKDCKEPKREREQCCYNCGKPGHLARDCDHADEQKCYSCGEFGHIQKDCTKVKCYRCGETGHVAINCSKTSEVNCYRCGESGHLARECTIEATA, from the exons ATGAGCAGCAATGAGTGTTTCAAGTGTGGACGATCTGGCCATTGGGCCCGGGAATGCCCTACTGGTGGAGGCCGTGGTCGTGGAATGAGAAGCCGTGGCAGAG GTTTCCagtttgtttcctcatctcttccAGACATCTGTTATCGCTGTGGTGAGTCTGGTCATCTTGCCAAGGATTGTGATCTTCAAGAGGA TGAAGCCTGCTATAACTGCGGTAGAGGTGGCCACATCGCCAAGGACTGCAAGGAGCCCAAGAGAGAGCGGGAGCAATGCTGCTACAACTGTGGCAAACCAGGCCATCTGGCTCGTGACTGTGACCATGCTGATGAGCAGAAGTGCTATTCTTGTGGAGAATTTGGACACATTCAAAAAGACTGCACCAAAGTGAAGTGCTATAG gtgtggTGAAACTGGTCACGTAGCCATCAATTGCAGCAAGACAAGTGAAGTCAACTGTTACCGCTGTGGCGAGTCAGGGCACCTTGCACGGGAATGCACGATTGAAGCCACagcttaa
- the CNBP gene encoding CCHC-type zinc finger nucleic acid binding protein isoform X1, producing MSSNECFKCGRSGHWARECPTGGGRGRGMRSRGRGGFTSDRGFQFVSSSLPDICYRCGESGHLAKDCDLQEDEACYNCGRGGHIAKDCKEPKREREQCCYNCGKPGHLARDCDHADEQKCYSCGEFGHIQKDCTKVKCYRCGETGHVAINCSKTSEVNCYRCGESGHLARECTIEATA from the exons ATGAGCAGCAATGAGTGTTTCAAGTGTGGACGATCTGGCCATTGGGCCCGGGAATGCCCTACTGGTGGAGGCCGTGGTCGTGGAATGAGAAGCCGTGGCAGAGGTGGTTTTACCTCGGATAGAG GTTTCCagtttgtttcctcatctcttccAGACATCTGTTATCGCTGTGGTGAGTCTGGTCATCTTGCCAAGGATTGTGATCTTCAAGAGGA TGAAGCCTGCTATAACTGCGGTAGAGGTGGCCACATCGCCAAGGACTGCAAGGAGCCCAAGAGAGAGCGGGAGCAATGCTGCTACAACTGTGGCAAACCAGGCCATCTGGCTCGTGACTGTGACCATGCTGATGAGCAGAAGTGCTATTCTTGTGGAGAATTTGGACACATTCAAAAAGACTGCACCAAAGTGAAGTGCTATAG gtgtggTGAAACTGGTCACGTAGCCATCAATTGCAGCAAGACAAGTGAAGTCAACTGTTACCGCTGTGGCGAGTCAGGGCACCTTGCACGGGAATGCACGATTGAAGCCACagcttaa